Within the Maridesulfovibrio zosterae DSM 11974 genome, the region CTATTGCAGCAAGCAATGTGATGGATACTCCTATTTTTGTGATTATTACTGATTTCTCACTTGAAACTTTGACAAATCTCTCAAAGAAATCACGTCCTAATGCTGTTCCGCCGACATGATATTGGGAAGAAAGAGTTGACATTCCAGCTGCAAGCATAGCCAGCAGGAACAATGATGAGAACCAGGACGGCATCATTTGTTCAATATATATGGGAATGATTTTATCCATGTTTCCACCTGCAACAGCAATAGATATTTTGCCTAGCTCTTTATAGAAAACAGCGTTTGAGAGCGCTCCTACTGTAAACGCTACCCCCGTCATCAGAGGAATAAAAAGCCCGCCGTACAGCACTGCACGATTAAGTTCTCGGTCAGATGGTACTGTCATGAAACGGACTGCCAGCTGTGGCTGAGCCAGAACTCCGATGCCGACGCCATAAACTATGGTGGTGTATATAACTAGCCATAGAGGTGTTCCGAAATTTGCTCCCTGAGTCCAGCCGATTATTCCTCCTTTCTGTAGTTTGGCAGGCATAAGGTTTACCATATCTGTCAGAGTTTGATGGGCTTCCGTTAGTCCGCCGAGCATAGCATATGTAGATATGATAAGAATAAGCATCATGGCAGCCATAATTATTCCCTGAAATGCATCAGTATACATAACGGCTTTCATACCGCCTGTAATAACATACAGAGCAAGAATAAGGCTGATCACGATAAGGGCTGTTCCATAAGGAATGCCGAAAGAAATTTCCATCATACGTGAAATCCCGATAAGCACCGCAGCGGCGTATACGGGGATGAACAGAAAAATCACTCCACCGGCAAATCCCTGTATGAATCTGGAGTCATAGCGGCGTCCTAAAAGTTCCGGGAAAGTGTGGCTTTCAAGAGCAAGACCCATGCGGCGGGTGCGTTTGCCAAAGAATACCATAGCAACGAATACTCCTATCACAATAGTAGCAAGCGTCAGCCAGAGTAGCGGAAAGCCGAATAGCCCTGCTGCTCCTCCAAAGCCGATAATAGCGGATGTTGAGACAAAAGTTGCACCATAGGACATCGCCATAACAAACGGGTTCATCTGACGTCCTGCGAGCATATAATCAGTAGATTGTTTGCTGGATTTCCAGCCTTTGAATCCGAGATAGAAAATTATAGCAAGATAAATTAAGGTGATGATTATTTTGGTAGTCATTATTTTTTACCCTTATCTTTGCCTACTTCGATATTTAAAGCCGTTGCATCTGGTTTGCCTTTATTGTTCCAGTTCAAAATTCCGTATGCCACGCAACCGAGCGAAGATATGAGGCATAGCCAGAAAACTACGGCTATTTCAATGCTTCCAAGTCCTAACATCATTTGAATCCTCCAGTATTGTTAAAATTGTAAAAAATGATAGATGCAAAATAATTTATGAGTTTTAGGCGGTGCATATTGGGCAGAAAACCTTGGCGGCAATAAAAAAGGCCGCGGGCTTGATGCCTGCGGCCTGGGGAAATTCTTTTAAGTTTCGCTTACGCGAGTGAACACCACCAGACCACAGGGCTGGTAAAGTTAAAAAAACTAAAAAAAGAAAAATAATAGTTGCGGGCGCTCATGGGTATATTGTTTATACAAGTATTTACTTGCTGTCAATTTTCTATCTTACAATTTTGGATCGTGAAAATAGGGGTTGAAATGGATTGTTTAATTATTTGAAATTGAAGAAAATTTTTTTGTAGCTGGTTTTATGTTGTGATTGGCTTAGTAAAAAAGTCAATTGTACGAATTAAATTCAGTGTTATGCCATGTTTCTTACCTTGTGCGGGGGAATATAACTTACATATTTGACAAAAAAATATTAAAATAAAAAGTAAGTGATTCTTTTTAAAAGATGTGTGGACTTAGTTAGTTAGGGATGGAATAAAGATATTAAGAATAAGGTTGAACTCAAAATTTCATCTATTAACAGGTTCAAGCCGATCAGGAGGCTGTAGAATGGACATTTTGGAATTGGTCAGAAACAGAGATCCCAATGAACGTGAATTTCATCAGGCAGTTAGTGAAGTTGTAGAATCAATCATGCCTGTTCTTGACCGTAACCCGGAGTATCGCAGTGCCAGTATTCTTGAACGTATTGTAGAGCCTGAAAGGGTGATCATGTTTCGCGTTCCATGGGCTGATGATGAAGGTGATGTGCATGTGAACCGTGGTTTTCGTATTGAAATGAACAGTGCTCTGGGCCCATACAAAGGAGGCCTTAGATTTCACCCTTCAGTTAATCTCGGAATTCTTAAATTTTTGGCCTTTGAACAGGTTTTTAAAAATGCCTTGACCTCTCTGCCCATGGGCGGGGGTAAAGGTGGATCAGACTTTGATCCCAAAGGTAAAACTGATATGGAAGTGATGCGTTTTTGTCAGAGTTTTATGCTGGAATTATCACGCCATATAGGACCGAATACAGATATACCTGCAGGTGATATAGGGGTAGGCGCTCGTGAAATTGGATTTCTATTCGGGATGTATAAGCGTATCCGTAATGAATTTACGGGTGTTCTTACCGGAAAAGGTCTCGGCTGGGGCGGTAGTCTGATCCGCCCTGAAGCAACTGGATACGGTTCTGTCTATTTTGCAGCTGAAATGCTGAATGCCAAGGGTAAAACTTTCGATGGTACAACCTCACTGGTTTCTGGTTCAGGTAATGTTGCCCAGTATACAATGGAAAAACTACTTGAGCTGGGCAGCACTCCCATAACATTTTCAGATTCATCAGGTTACATTTATGATGAAAAGGGTGTTGACCGTGAGAAGCTCGACTATCTCATGCAGATCAAAAATGTGAGGCGCGGGCGGGTCAGCGAATATACTGATAAGTATCCTGAAGCCATTTATATTCCGGTTGATCCTGATTTAGATTACAATCCTCTCTGGAATCACAAAGCGGACTGCGCATTTCCTTCTGCTACCCAGAATGAGATAAATGGTAAAGATGCATCAAACATGGTTGCCAACGGAGTCAAGATTGTTTCCGAAGGGGCAAATATGCCGACTATGCCTGAGGGGGTAGATATCTTTCTTGATCAAGGTCTTCTTTATGGTCCGAGTAAAGCTGCAAATGCCGGTGGTGTCTCCGTTTCCGGCCTTGAAATGAGTCAGAACAGTATGAGGCTTAACTGGCCCAAGGAAGAAGTGGATCATAGACTTAAAGTTATTATGCACAATATCCATAAGTCATGTATGGAAACAGCAGAGCAGTATGGAACTCCTTTCAACTACGTAAAGGGGGCTAATATTGCCGGATTTGTTAAAGTTGCTCAGGCTATGCTTGATCAGGGTATTGTTTAGCAAATGATCATTGAATAAAATAAGCCGACACTGCATAATAGACCCAAAGGGCGGATTGCGATTTTTCGCTGTCCGCTTTTTTATTTTAAAATTAGGTAAGATTGATGTTTCAGGAGAATTATTTTCTTTCTGACATTTTTTTATATACGGTTAGATGGGCTGTCGAAGGTATAAATTGGAGCTGTTATGGATGATAAAATGACATTCCTAGGTGGTCAAAGCAGAACTTTTAATCTCTATCATGACCTTATGCAGATCAAAGTTCATGATATATTATTGATTTCAAGTCCTTATGATGCATGGGTAATGGAAGAGGACAGTCGCATATCTGAACGCATTGTCAGTGAATACCGAGGTCTGAACCTGAGTCGTCCACCAAGATTGAAATGGGTTTCAACGATTGAAGAGGCTCTTGAATTGCTTGATGTGCGTTTTTTTGATTTGGTTATCTTAATGCCGCATCTGACCAATATGAATTGTTGCAGTATGGGGAAGATGATTAAAGAGAAAATTCCCGGTATTCCTGTTGCGATGTTGGCTCATAAGCAGTTGGCGGTTTCTGATGAGGATTTGTGTGAAGGGACCGATAGGCAGTTTGTATGGTCCGGTGACGCTGAACTTCTGGTGGCAATGGTCAAAAATCTTGAGGATTTGCTTAATGTTGAGCACGATACAAAAGAAGTCGGTATCCGGGTTATCATTGTTGTGGAGGATTCACCGCGCTATCTGGCTTCATTTCTCCCTATACTTTATAAAGAGCTGGTCCGTCAGACACAGGCATTGCTGGAAGAAGGTCTTAATTCAGAACATCGTCTGCTGACTATGAGGGCAAGACCTAAAATTTTGACAGCCAGGACCTATGAAGAGGCTCTGGGCCTTTTCAAACAATACGAACCGTATATTCTGGGTGTTATCTCCGATGTGCGTTTTCCGCGTATGGGCCGTCTTGATGGCAATGCAGGAATTGATTTGCTAAAAGAAGTGAAAGAGCATCGCGAAGATATTCCATTATTACTTGCCAGTAATGAAGTAGAGAATAAGAAGCGGGCTGAAAACATACCTGCGTATTTTGTAGATAAGAATTCACCGGACCTGATGAGCGCAGTACGTAAGTTCGTTATTGATCACCTTGGGTTTGGAGATTTTATTGTTCGGGATGCAGAAGATAAAGAAGTGGCAAGGGCAACTAGCCTTTATTCATTGGAAAAGATTTTGCGTAGTATGCCCGAAGATATATTTATTCAGCATTGCCAGCGAAATGATTTTTCCCGCTGGTTTTATGCCCGTACTGAAATTACACTGGCAAACAAGATCAGGCCGCTTAAAAGCAAGGATTTTCCTGATTGGGAATCACATCGTCATCATTTACTGGGATTGATTAAAGAACGGAGACTGCAACGTCAGCAGGGAGTCATTGTTTCCTTTAATCCTAAAGATTTTGATCCTGATACTGATTTTTTGAAAATAGGCTCAGGTTCCCTGGGAGGAAAAGCCAGAGGGCTTGCATTTATTTGTTCAATGCTCAGTCGAAATTCATGGCTGCATGAGAAGTATAAAGATATGGTTATCTCTACGCCGAGGACCTTGACTATAGGGACTTCGGGGTTCGATGATTTCATTGAGATGAATGATCTTTCTTATCTAGCTGCTACTGATGTAGATGATGAAAAGGTTGCTCAGATTTTTACAGATGCTTTTTTTCCCGGCTGGATTGAGGCTCAACTCTGGGCATATTTGCAGGAAGTAAAATATCCTTTGTCAGTCCGTTCTTCAAGTCTTCTTGAAGATGCTCAGTATCAGGCCTACGCGGGTTTATATTCCACCTATATGATTTCTAATGACAGCTCAGATATTGAAAAGCGTTTGCAGCAACTTGTCAACGCAATAAAGCTTGTCTGGGCTTCAACGTATTATAAAGCTCCAAAGTCTTTTTCTCTGCGGGTTAATCAGCGTACCGATGAAGAGAAGATGGCTGTTATTATTCAGGAAGTTGCAGGACAGCGATATCAAGATTATTTTTTTCCGGCTATCTCTGGAGTCGGACAGTCGTATAATTATTATCCATATGGCAAAATGAAGCCGGAACATGGTGTTGCTACCATTGCTCTTGGAATCGGTAAATCCGTTGTGGACGGAGAACAGTGTATCCGGTTTTCACCTCGTTATCCAAAGATATTGCCGCAGTGTCCTACTCTTGCAGATTCATTGAAAAATGCGCAGACA harbors:
- a CDS encoding sodium:solute symporter family protein, with product MTTKIIITLIYLAIIFYLGFKGWKSSKQSTDYMLAGRQMNPFVMAMSYGATFVSTSAIIGFGGAAGLFGFPLLWLTLATIVIGVFVAMVFFGKRTRRMGLALESHTFPELLGRRYDSRFIQGFAGGVIFLFIPVYAAAVLIGISRMMEISFGIPYGTALIVISLILALYVITGGMKAVMYTDAFQGIIMAAMMLILIISTYAMLGGLTEAHQTLTDMVNLMPAKLQKGGIIGWTQGANFGTPLWLVIYTTIVYGVGIGVLAQPQLAVRFMTVPSDRELNRAVLYGGLFIPLMTGVAFTVGALSNAVFYKELGKISIAVAGGNMDKIIPIYIEQMMPSWFSSLFLLAMLAAGMSTLSSQYHVGGTALGRDFFERFVKVSSEKSVIITKIGVSITLLAAIAWAWILPPSIIARATAFFFGLCAASFLPIYLLGLYWKGMTKKAAKVSIVGGFSASMFWLLFVHAKESSSIGLCKLLTGQDTLVSSAAKGSWIWLLQWVDPNVVALPVSLALAIGVALVTPKMSKAHLKTCWANI
- a CDS encoding PEP/pyruvate-binding domain-containing protein, which produces MDDKMTFLGGQSRTFNLYHDLMQIKVHDILLISSPYDAWVMEEDSRISERIVSEYRGLNLSRPPRLKWVSTIEEALELLDVRFFDLVILMPHLTNMNCCSMGKMIKEKIPGIPVAMLAHKQLAVSDEDLCEGTDRQFVWSGDAELLVAMVKNLEDLLNVEHDTKEVGIRVIIVVEDSPRYLASFLPILYKELVRQTQALLEEGLNSEHRLLTMRARPKILTARTYEEALGLFKQYEPYILGVISDVRFPRMGRLDGNAGIDLLKEVKEHREDIPLLLASNEVENKKRAENIPAYFVDKNSPDLMSAVRKFVIDHLGFGDFIVRDAEDKEVARATSLYSLEKILRSMPEDIFIQHCQRNDFSRWFYARTEITLANKIRPLKSKDFPDWESHRHHLLGLIKERRLQRQQGVIVSFNPKDFDPDTDFLKIGSGSLGGKARGLAFICSMLSRNSWLHEKYKDMVISTPRTLTIGTSGFDDFIEMNDLSYLAATDVDDEKVAQIFTDAFFPGWIEAQLWAYLQEVKYPLSVRSSSLLEDAQYQAYAGLYSTYMISNDSSDIEKRLQQLVNAIKLVWASTYYKAPKSFSLRVNQRTDEEKMAVIIQEVAGQRYQDYFFPAISGVGQSYNYYPYGKMKPEHGVATIALGIGKSVVDGEQCIRFSPRYPKILPQCPTLADSLKNAQTTFYGLRMMNGEICEIHDDANLDKLNIADFENTAPVRMLASTYLPDEGRIRDTSHVPGPKVILFASVLKHKLFPLSLVLTDILKLAEKGMGGPVEIEFCINLFEDGRKPEFNLLQLRPMSARADLNQVSISEDDLLNAVCVSSHALGNAEKNDIYDILIVRPDCFDVAKTREIALEISKMNAQLVKQQRKYLLAGPGRWGSADHWLGIPVEWPDISGVSAIVETSTQSLKVEPSQGSHFFHNITTLGINYFMVLDKPGNVMNWEWFTAQPVIEEGEYVSHLRVPAPIVLKVDGRSSQGVILAAKGSSEYCMLHECII
- a CDS encoding symporter small accessory protein, which codes for MMLGLGSIEIAVVFWLCLISSLGCVAYGILNWNNKGKPDATALNIEVGKDKGKK
- the gdhA gene encoding NADP-specific glutamate dehydrogenase — encoded protein: MDILELVRNRDPNEREFHQAVSEVVESIMPVLDRNPEYRSASILERIVEPERVIMFRVPWADDEGDVHVNRGFRIEMNSALGPYKGGLRFHPSVNLGILKFLAFEQVFKNALTSLPMGGGKGGSDFDPKGKTDMEVMRFCQSFMLELSRHIGPNTDIPAGDIGVGAREIGFLFGMYKRIRNEFTGVLTGKGLGWGGSLIRPEATGYGSVYFAAEMLNAKGKTFDGTTSLVSGSGNVAQYTMEKLLELGSTPITFSDSSGYIYDEKGVDREKLDYLMQIKNVRRGRVSEYTDKYPEAIYIPVDPDLDYNPLWNHKADCAFPSATQNEINGKDASNMVANGVKIVSEGANMPTMPEGVDIFLDQGLLYGPSKAANAGGVSVSGLEMSQNSMRLNWPKEEVDHRLKVIMHNIHKSCMETAEQYGTPFNYVKGANIAGFVKVAQAMLDQGIV